One part of the Lotus japonicus ecotype B-129 chromosome 2, LjGifu_v1.2 genome encodes these proteins:
- the LOC130735820 gene encoding protein SMALL AUXIN UP-REGULATED RNA 12-like, with amino-acid sequence MAIRKSHKLPQAVMIKKILKRCSSFRKKKSYPEDVPKGHFAVYVGENRTRHIVPILWLNHPQFQGLLKRAEEEFGFCHDMGLTIPCDEVVFESIISLMKWVRH; translated from the coding sequence ATGGCCATTAGAAAGTCCCATAAACTACCACAAGCGGTTATGATCAAGAAAATCCTGAAAAGATGCTCAAGTTTTAGGAAGAAGAAGAGCTATCCTGAAGATGTACCAAAAGGCCACTTTGCAGTGTATGTTGGTGAGAACAGGACAAGACACATTGTTCCAATTTTATGGCTGAATCACCCACAGTTTCAAGGTCTTCTGAAAAGAGCTGAGGAGGAGTTTGGCTTCTGCCATGACATGGGACTCACCATTCCCTGTGATGAAGTGGTTTTTGAGTCCATAATCTCACTGATGAAGTGGGTTAGACATTAA